The stretch of DNA GCTCCCTGGTGCCGCGGTGAAGGTCCGTATCGACGATGGGCGGGATGATCTCGAAAACCTTTATGGCGGTGTCCCTGAGCTGGCGCCGCATCGACAGCGAGAACGAGTGGACGGCCGCCTTCGTCGCGCAGTATACGGGAACCGCCGCGAGCGGGACGAACGCGAGCCCGGAGGAAACATTGACGATCGCCGCCGCGCCGCGCTTCATGAACCGCGGGATGAAATACGCGGAGAGGCCCACCACCGCCGAGAAATTTATTTCTATCTCGCTCTCCTTTCCCGCGATATCCCGGCCGCCCTTTTTCAGATCGACCGTCTTCTGAATCCCCGCGTTGTTGACGAGCATGTTAATTTTCGGATACTTCGCCACGACCCATTCGCACAGGCGCTCCCGGTCGGCGGGATCGGCGATGTCGCAGGTCTTCACGTCGACGCCCGGCAGCTTTTTTCGCGCCGCGTCCAGCTTCGATTTTCTGCGGCCGCAGAGAATCACCTCGTTGCCCGAGTGGACCATGGCCTTCGCCAGCGCGAACCCGATTCCCGTTGCCCCGCCCGTGATGAGCACCGTGTTGCCGGAAGTTTTCATATGGTTTCTCCTTGAGCGGGGCGCGCACCGCCGCGTGTGCCGATTCCTGCGTATCGATGCGCATTACGCGTCCGGGGATCGTCTGCGAAATTCCATGCCCATCCCGCGCGGCGATCTCGCCCTGGAAGCGGGATGTATCGGACCTCTCCGGATTTCCGGCGCTGTGCGCTGAACGATACCATTACTTCACGGGGGTCCGATATTCTTCCCGGTGCATCGCTCCCCGCGATTCCATCGATCCGGATCCCGCGTCATGCGCTCCCGGGGTGTGCGCCCGGCCGCATCATCGTCTGCTTCAACACGCATCGTGCACTCGGGATCCCGCGGGTTCCGATTCTCCTTCCAGCGCGGGGACAGCCTGTTTGCGCATCGGCCCCCCTGCCCCCGCCGCGAAAACAGGGTACGACAAAAATCGCGCGACTGCAAGAACTATTCGTTCCCCTTCGCGCGCGGGAGCGTGGAGCGGGCCGCCCGGCCCGTGTCCGCCGGACGGGCGGACATGCGGAAACGGGGCCTTTGCCGCGGATCAGGCGATGTACTTCGACCGCACGGCGATTCTCGATTTCAGGTCGTTCGCCGCGGCGATGGCCTCCGCCCTCACGAACCGGTTCCTGTCCCGGGACGCCTTCTCCAGGCCGTCAAGCGCGTTATGGTCGTAAATCAGCCTGAGCGCGCGCACCGCCTCCAGGCGCACGTCGTAGAACTTGTCATCGAGCAGCTTCACGAGCGCTTCTATCCCTCCCCGCTCCCGAAGCTGGCCCAGGGATTTCGCGGCCGCCAGGCGCACCTCCTTATACCGGTCCGATGCGGCCTTCACCACGAGCTGCAGCCCCTCGGCGAGGCGCAGCGCGCCCACCTGCTCCGCGGCCTCCCGGCGAATACGCTCGCCGCCGTCCATTTTTTTCAAGAGCACCGAGTAGCGCGAATCCTCCAGGGCCTTCCTTTCAGCGGCACCCCCCTTGCGCGCGAGCGCCTCCCGCGCGGCCGCGCGTATTTCCGAATCGTTGTCCATGAGCGCGCGGAAGAGCGGTTCGAGCGTGCTGTCGTCGTCGATCATGCCCAGCGCGCGAATCGCCTCGAGGCGGATATGAATGTGCTCGCTGTCGACAAAGCGTCCCAGCCTCTCCACCGCGTGGGGGTCCCCCAGCTTTCCCGCGGCCCTGATCGCCGCCCTGCGCACCGAGAAATTCCTGTCGTCCATCGCCGCGAACGCGATCGCCTCGAGATCAAGGTCGCCCGCGCCGCGTTCCGCGAGCAGGTCGAGCGCCTCGATCCTGTCCCGCGGGGAGCCCGACCGGATGACCTGTCCCAGGTTCGCGACCGTGTCCTCCCTGCGCACACCGCCAAACCGGAGCGCCGCGACCGTCCGCACGCGCGGGTCCGGGTCTTTCAGGAGCGACTTCATCCGCTCGACCGCCGAGTCGGCCGTGCTCTTCGAGAGCGCGAGGAACGCGCTCATCCGCGTGTCCGCGTTCCTGTCGTCCAGAAGCGACACGAGACGATGTATGTCATGCCTCGCGGCAAGTTTCCTGATATTCGGCCTGAAAAGTCCCATTGTTTCCCCCTCCTTAAAATTAGTACAAAGCCCGTTGTAGTATCGCCCTATCCCTTCCCCCGCGGCCGGGTTTCGGCATAAAAACCCCCGGGGAAACGAAAGTGCAATGGAGTAATGTAATAAAGGATTGGGAGGGAATCAAGGGGCGGGTGCCCGGGTTGGCAGATGCATCAAAAGTCAGGCGGCGTCTGCTTTTAACCGTCGATCGCCCGAGCCGGCTGAGATTTTCGGGCAGCGTCATACCGCTTTGATCCCGGATGCACGGCAATTCGGCGGCCCCCTGAAAATGAATTGCAAAAGTGCTGCTGCCGGAACATACTATTAATCAATAGAGGTAAAAATAAATTAGATTTAATCCCAAATCCTGATAATTGTATAGTATGGGCGAATCGGTGGGACGGGAAAAGATGAATTAAATCGTTAACGCGGAGAACTGAAAGAACATGGATATACTATATCTGAATTCATTTAGCATCGGTTCACTCATCGGTGTCGTGTTTTTCGCGGTTATCGCGACTTTCCTCTTAACGGTCAAGAACAAGTCGAAGGCGACGCTGCACCTGGGGATAGGCTATGCGGCGATGTCGGTTTTCAACTTCGGGTATGTCATCGCTTCGAGCATATACCATCCCGTTGCGGCGTACCACCGATGGATCACGGTTCTCACCATTCTGATCGGGCTCAGCCATATCAATATATTTTACTTCTATTTTCCTACCGAGCGAAACCCGCGCGCCGCCAGAATATTCATACGGGCCATTTACGCGGTTACTATTTTCGTCACCCTTGCCTTCGTAATCGTATCCGCGGGCACGGAAAGGCTTTATTTATTTCGCGGGCACTATTGGGATTTCGATGCCGACGCCGTCAGCAAGCGTGTCGCCCTGGTGATCGTGCTCTATACTCTCATAAACATCGTTCTGTGCGCCTGGCGCGTTTTCACGGGAGAGAAAAAGGATCGAAGGCTGCTGTTGTTGATGCTGCTCACATTCCTGTTCGCCTCGCTGGTTCCCACGATCACCAATACGCTGAGCCGGGAGGGGACGATAAGCCGCGAAACCTTTCACAACACGTGGGTTATTTTCAATGTCTTCGGATTTTTCCTGTACGCGATCGTCTATCTCAACAATACGCGCGAGACCATATCCTTCATGGGGAAGCTTATCGGCATAAGCGGGGTCACCATGCTCGTACTCCTTCAGTTCGAGAGCTTTTATTTCCTCCGTGAGCGGGACGCATCCTACGACGAACTGCACTACAGGATCGCCGAGCTTACCGTGCTGGACGGAAGCCTTCATGGCGAAGCCGTCTACTGTGCCGCCTACGATCAAGCCGCCGGTTCAATCAAACTGAAAGCGGGCGAAAAGCTGGTGGATTTCAGCACCCTCAAGGATACGTATATAAACGGCCTGGTGCGCGCGCGCCTGCGCGAAGTCGAAGCCGGGGATTTCCGCACCGGCCTTGCCAGGATACTTCGCGACTCCCCCGCCGGGTTTACCGGCTATGCGAGAGCCGTGGCGCGTTTCGCCGAAACCCTCGCCCCGGGCGAGCCCGACCCTTCGGGCAAGATCATCGCATACCTGGATTCACTCCATGAGCCAGTTTTAATTCTGGCGAACATGTTGCGCCGGATTCCCGGCGAGAATTTCCGGGAATCCGCGCTGAATTACCTCGCGAAAACGGACGAGAAGCTGGAGCCTTTCCTCGATTTGATGCGTACACGCTTGAAGAATGAAACTGACAGGTCCCGGGACTTGAAGAAAGAGCTTCTTGGGTATCTTGCCCCGGTTGAAAAACCGGGAACAAGGCTTTACCGCCAAAATGCCGACGGTACGGGACATATAGTCGCGTTTCTGGTTTACAACGCGGGAACGGGGCTCCTCAATGAAGTCGGATTCCCCTATACGAATTACCGCGCATATATGCACCCTTCCGTATTGCGCATGGTGATCATGCTGGGCGTGATCATGCTCGTCGTGCGCTTTGGATTCCTGTTCTTCTTCTCGGGCATTCTCATCAATCCCCTGCGCGCGCTTTCCCGCGGGGTTCGCGAGGTGAATAAGGGCAACCTGAACGTGGAGGTGCCGGTCAAGATCGAAGACGAGATCGGCTATATCACCCGCACCTTCAATCACATGGTGGCGTCGATCCGCGGAATGGTTGAAAATATCTCGGCCAATTCCAGCGAGGTAAAAACCCTGAGCGGCGACCTGAACGACTCCTCGTCGCAGCTTTCGGAAATCGCGCAGGAGCTGGCGTCCATCGTCGAGGAAGCGGCCGCCGCTTATGAGGAAATGTCGGCGTCGTTTGAATCGAGCCTCACCGATATCAAGGCCCAGATGGACGGATCGGAGCTCATCAAGGACGGCATCGCGAAGATCAATGCCAGCAGCGGACAGCTGTCCCAGCGAATCGGCAGGCTCACCGACAGCATACAGGGCGCCGTGGGACTCGTCGAGACGGGTGAAAAGACCATGACTAAATCCGTGAAGGCCATAGGCGAAATGGCCGATTACCTGCGTGAACTCGAAGGCACCATTAACCTAATCGACGAGGTCGCCGACAAGATCAATCTGCTCGCCCTCAACGCGGCCATCGAGGCATCGCGCGCCGGCGATGCCGGCAAGGGGTTTTCGGTGGTAGCGGACGAAGTGAACAAGCTCGCGGACCAGACTGCCGACCTGGTGAAGGGGATACGGACCACCATAACACAGCATACCAAACGCATCACCACGGAGCTGAGCTTTATAAGCGATACCGCGAGCATCTTTAGCGAGGTGCGCGAGAAAATCAGGGAGACGAGCGGCGTGCTCGCGGGCACCATGGAATTCACCGGCGAGCTCGGCGCGATGAACAGCGACATCAAGGCGAAGATCGACCAGCTCAGCAAAATTTCGGCGGGGGTGTTTTCGTTTTCCATTGAACAGAAAAAGACCGTCGAGGAGCTTACGAAAACCATAAATTCCGTAAACGAGATTTCGCAAAAAACGCTGGCAAGTTCCGAGCTGGTGCGCGGTTACGCGAAGATAATCGGCCTGAGCTCGCAAAGCCTTTCCGGGAATCTTGAGACATTCACGCTGAAAGGCGATGCAGAAACAGAAGACGATTCCGGGAAAGGGCGGGGGTGAAGGGAGCTCCTGTTTAAAGCCTGGGTTTGACCAGTATTGTTTATGCGGGAGCCTAAAAAAATGCATAAATCCGAAACTTATTCTTGACAAATATATACCATACGGTATATTTTATCAGGGAAGCACACCATGGGAAAAGCTGAGCTGACACGCAAGAATATCATCGAGGAATCGGCGCCCATATTCAACAGGAAGGGATACGCGGGCACCTCGATTTCCGATTTGACTGAGGTGCTGGGTCTTACCAAGGGCGCCCTCTACGGGAATTTCGCGAACAAGGACGAGATCGCCGTCGAGGCCCTGGCATTCAATTTCAGCCGGATTAGAAAGGGCATCGAGGAGGCGCTGGCGCCGATAGACGGCAGTTGCGACAAGCTCATCGCCTTCGCACGGTACTACACGGAACACTACCGGGAGCTTGCCGCCGGCGGAGGCTGCCCCGTGCTGAACGCGTCCATCGACTCCGACGACGGGAACCCGATCATCCGGAAAAAGGTGCGCGCCTACATCGAATACTGGAGGCAGAACCTCGAGCGCATTGTCGCGCGTGGTGTGAGAAGGGGGGAGATGCGGGAAGGGGTTGCGCCGGCGGAATTCGCGTCGCTCTTCATCACCCTGATCGAGGGCGGTATCATGCTCTCGAAAATTACCGGCGACCGCGCGCACCTGGACGCGGCGGCGCGCCACATCGAGGAACACGTCAACGGCGCGCTGCGTGCGTGACATTTTTTTCTATATAAATATACCGTTCGGTATAAACTAGGAGGGGGAAATGGGAAACGAGTACAATGCGACATTCCAGGCCCGCTGGGCCGATATGGACTTCAACGGGCACATGAAAAACACGTCGTACCTGGACTATGCCGCCGACACGCGGATGCTGTTCTTCAAATCCCACGGCTTCGATATTGCCGAATTCAAGAGGCTGAACATAGGCCCGGTGGTGTTCGCGGACAACTTGAGCTACCACACCGAGCTCTTCATGTACCAGGATTTCACGGTGTCCCTTGTATTAAAGGGCCTGAGCCCGGACGGTGCGCGGTTCTGCTTCGTGAATGAGTTCCGCCGCACGGACGGCAGGCTCGTCGCCCGGCTGCAAAGCGACGCCTGCTGGCTGGATCTCGCTAAAAGGAAAATCACCCCTCCCCCGGGGGAAATAATGTCCATACTCGAAAACCTTAAGAGAACCCCCGATTTCACGTGCATCGGCTCCGCATGCGAGGAAAAAACAGCGGTGGCCTGAGGGATTATCGGACTTTTCCAACCCGGCCCCATTTTTGCCCGGCCGCCCTCCCCCATTAAACGGCCGGCTGCGGGGTGCGCTTGATGGACCGCGGGTTAATTCACGGAAAATTCATCCGGGGGCTCGCTGAAAACCTTGACGCGCGGCTGTTCATCCGGGAGAATCAGCGCCACGCCTGATAATTTATCGGGAGGGTTCGCATATGGACGACCGCCCCATGGCATCGAATCGAAACGCGTCGCTGCGCTCGTGGCAGCTTCGCATATTCTGGCTCCTGTGGGCGGGGTACGCGTCCTATTATTTATGCCGCGTGAATTTCGCCGTGGCCCAGCCCCTGATCCTGAAAGAATTTCCCGACTGGACGGCGGCGCAGGTGGGCATGATACCGTCGGTGTACGCCATGTTCTACGCGGTGGGCCAGATTATCAACGGCACCCTGGGCGCCCGCCTGGGCACGCGGCGCATGATGACCATGGCGATCTCCTTCGCCGCGGTGACGAACGTGCTTTTTTCGATGACCCACTCGTTCACGGGGATGCTCGTGCTCTGGGCGATCAACGGCTTCGCGCAGTCCGCGGGCTGGTCGCTTCTCATCCAGACGATCTCCAACTGGAACACCTCGAAGCGCCGCGGCGTACTTATCGGCCTCATCTCTACCTGCTACCAGGTGGGCAACGTCGTCTCGTGGATACTGGCCGGCTACCTGTGCGACTCGCTCGGGTGGCGCGCGGCCTTCATGGTGCCCGGCCTCATCCTGGTGCCCATGGCGATCGTCTTCGCCGCCGGCCTCCGGAACACGCCCGAGGACGCAGGCTTCGCACCGGTGCGGGACGATATCGGGCACGGCGAGGCACACGGTGCGCACGAGCAGGGGGCGCATCTGTCCATCTCGAAAATTCTTTCCATAACGCTCGCGAATAAAACGCTGTGGGTCCTGGGCATAGGCTATTTCTGCATGAACTCGGTGCGCTACACCTTCATGAACTGGACGGTGCAATACATGGCCGACTTCCAGGGACGGAGCATCAAGGGAAGCGCCTTCACCGCGATCGCGATACCGCTCATAGGCTCGGCCGGGGCGATCGCGGCGGGATGGGCGTCCGATAAAATTTTCGGCCACCGGAGGGCGCCGGTGTGCGCCATCATGCTCTTCGGGCTCGCGGCGGTGTGCGCATCGTTCGCGGAGATACCGGCGGGGTCCTGGGTGCTCGCGACCGCGATGCTGGGTGTCGCGGGATTTCTCATCTACGGGCCCGACATGCTCATGAGCGGCGCCGCGACCATCGACGTGAGCCACCCGCGCGCGGCCTCCATCGCGACGGGCCTCACAATGAGCCTGGGGGCGACCGGCTCGATTTTTTCCGGCGCGGGGATTGGATACCTGCGCGACATCGCGCAGGGGGACTGGTCCCTCGTGTTCAACGTGCTCGCGGGGCTTTCGGTCGTATCGGCGCTGCTCATGGTCTCCATCTGGAACGCGCGGCCCCGGGGGGCGTCATAGCATGAAGCTCCTGGAACCGGGCTGGACGCCCCGCGCGAGGGACGCGCTCGAGCGGCTCATCGAAAAGGGCGCCGGGAAAAACCTTCCCGTGACCTTCGACTTCGACAATACGATCGCGTGCGGCGATATCGGCGAGGCGACCCTCGCGCTGCTCACTAAAAACGGTACCATCCGCAAAGACGAAATTCCTCCCGTGCTCGCGCCCGATTTTCTCGCGGCCGGCGGGAAAAAAATTTCCCTCCGCGAATCCGCCGATATCACCGTCTACTACGAGGAGCTCCTGGGT from Spirochaetota bacterium encodes:
- a CDS encoding SDR family NAD(P)-dependent oxidoreductase → MKTSGNTVLITGGATGIGFALAKAMVHSGNEVILCGRRKSKLDAARKKLPGVDVKTCDIADPADRERLCEWVVAKYPKINMLVNNAGIQKTVDLKKGGRDIAGKESEIEINFSAVVGLSAYFIPRFMKRGAAAIVNVSSGLAFVPLAAVPVYCATKAAVHSFSLSMRRQLRDTAIKVFEIIPPIVDTDLHRGTRERRGLADRGISPEEVAAAAIAALANDEFECAVGIAKNLVAGSRSDPDRVFKGMNG
- a CDS encoding HEAT repeat domain-containing protein, coding for MGLFRPNIRKLAARHDIHRLVSLLDDRNADTRMSAFLALSKSTADSAVERMKSLLKDPDPRVRTVAALRFGGVRREDTVANLGQVIRSGSPRDRIEALDLLAERGAGDLDLEAIAFAAMDDRNFSVRRAAIRAAGKLGDPHAVERLGRFVDSEHIHIRLEAIRALGMIDDDSTLEPLFRALMDNDSEIRAAAREALARKGGAAERKALEDSRYSVLLKKMDGGERIRREAAEQVGALRLAEGLQLVVKAASDRYKEVRLAAAKSLGQLRERGGIEALVKLLDDKFYDVRLEAVRALRLIYDHNALDGLEKASRDRNRFVRAEAIAAANDLKSRIAVRSKYIA
- a CDS encoding methyl-accepting chemotaxis protein is translated as MDILYLNSFSIGSLIGVVFFAVIATFLLTVKNKSKATLHLGIGYAAMSVFNFGYVIASSIYHPVAAYHRWITVLTILIGLSHINIFYFYFPTERNPRAARIFIRAIYAVTIFVTLAFVIVSAGTERLYLFRGHYWDFDADAVSKRVALVIVLYTLINIVLCAWRVFTGEKKDRRLLLLMLLTFLFASLVPTITNTLSREGTISRETFHNTWVIFNVFGFFLYAIVYLNNTRETISFMGKLIGISGVTMLVLLQFESFYFLRERDASYDELHYRIAELTVLDGSLHGEAVYCAAYDQAAGSIKLKAGEKLVDFSTLKDTYINGLVRARLREVEAGDFRTGLARILRDSPAGFTGYARAVARFAETLAPGEPDPSGKIIAYLDSLHEPVLILANMLRRIPGENFRESALNYLAKTDEKLEPFLDLMRTRLKNETDRSRDLKKELLGYLAPVEKPGTRLYRQNADGTGHIVAFLVYNAGTGLLNEVGFPYTNYRAYMHPSVLRMVIMLGVIMLVVRFGFLFFFSGILINPLRALSRGVREVNKGNLNVEVPVKIEDEIGYITRTFNHMVASIRGMVENISANSSEVKTLSGDLNDSSSQLSEIAQELASIVEEAAAAYEEMSASFESSLTDIKAQMDGSELIKDGIAKINASSGQLSQRIGRLTDSIQGAVGLVETGEKTMTKSVKAIGEMADYLRELEGTINLIDEVADKINLLALNAAIEASRAGDAGKGFSVVADEVNKLADQTADLVKGIRTTITQHTKRITTELSFISDTASIFSEVREKIRETSGVLAGTMEFTGELGAMNSDIKAKIDQLSKISAGVFSFSIEQKKTVEELTKTINSVNEISQKTLASSELVRGYAKIIGLSSQSLSGNLETFTLKGDAETEDDSGKGRG
- a CDS encoding TetR/AcrR family transcriptional regulator, yielding MGKAELTRKNIIEESAPIFNRKGYAGTSISDLTEVLGLTKGALYGNFANKDEIAVEALAFNFSRIRKGIEEALAPIDGSCDKLIAFARYYTEHYRELAAGGGCPVLNASIDSDDGNPIIRKKVRAYIEYWRQNLERIVARGVRRGEMREGVAPAEFASLFITLIEGGIMLSKITGDRAHLDAAARHIEEHVNGALRA
- a CDS encoding thioesterase, whose translation is MGNEYNATFQARWADMDFNGHMKNTSYLDYAADTRMLFFKSHGFDIAEFKRLNIGPVVFADNLSYHTELFMYQDFTVSLVLKGLSPDGARFCFVNEFRRTDGRLVARLQSDACWLDLAKRKITPPPGEIMSILENLKRTPDFTCIGSACEEKTAVA
- a CDS encoding MFS transporter; translation: MDDRPMASNRNASLRSWQLRIFWLLWAGYASYYLCRVNFAVAQPLILKEFPDWTAAQVGMIPSVYAMFYAVGQIINGTLGARLGTRRMMTMAISFAAVTNVLFSMTHSFTGMLVLWAINGFAQSAGWSLLIQTISNWNTSKRRGVLIGLISTCYQVGNVVSWILAGYLCDSLGWRAAFMVPGLILVPMAIVFAAGLRNTPEDAGFAPVRDDIGHGEAHGAHEQGAHLSISKILSITLANKTLWVLGIGYFCMNSVRYTFMNWTVQYMADFQGRSIKGSAFTAIAIPLIGSAGAIAAGWASDKIFGHRRAPVCAIMLFGLAAVCASFAEIPAGSWVLATAMLGVAGFLIYGPDMLMSGAATIDVSHPRAASIATGLTMSLGATGSIFSGAGIGYLRDIAQGDWSLVFNVLAGLSVVSALLMVSIWNARPRGAS